Proteins co-encoded in one Atribacteraceae bacterium genomic window:
- the rpmG gene encoding 50S ribosomal protein L33 has product MQETINFECTDCRRRNYQGMKNKKNKTARLELRKYCSHCRKHTTHKELK; this is encoded by the coding sequence GTGCAGGAAACCATTAATTTCGAATGTACCGACTGCCGCCGGCGGAATTACCAGGGAATGAAGAATAAGAAGAATAAAACCGCCCGGCTTGAATTAAGGAAATATTGTTCCCATTGTCGCAAACATACTACGCACAAGGAACTCAAGTAG
- the mnmA gene encoding tRNA 2-thiouridine(34) synthase MnmA — protein sequence MNGKKVLVAMSGGVDSSVAAYLLREQGYQVAGATMCLGIPQGGTIVASCCGPQAVEDARSVAGRLKIPHVVLDFSAELDSRVVEPFIQEYLKGRTPNPCVLCNQYLKYGKLMDFARQSGFDYLATGHYARIQVAGTEYRLMCSRDQWKDQTYFLYRIPRSQLANILFPLADLTKNEVRRIAESAGLHVHDKPQSQDICFLPWGDYRSLIRDRMGGERPGFIVDQSGRVRGEHRGVYSYTLGQRKGLGLGGPENWYVTALVPEENKVVVGTFEESLARGLRADRINLLVDRFPEEARVRVRYSQDTFPCRIALQEGELTLIFPEPEAFVSPGQSAVLYQGEHVLGGGIITGIIRC from the coding sequence ATGAACGGAAAGAAAGTATTGGTGGCCATGAGCGGTGGTGTCGATTCCTCGGTAGCCGCGTATCTTCTGAGGGAACAAGGGTATCAAGTGGCCGGTGCGACCATGTGTTTGGGAATTCCGCAGGGGGGAACTATTGTGGCGTCGTGTTGTGGCCCACAGGCGGTTGAGGATGCCCGTAGCGTCGCTGGCCGTTTGAAGATTCCCCATGTGGTTTTGGATTTTTCCGCTGAGTTGGACAGTCGGGTTGTGGAACCGTTTATTCAGGAGTATCTCAAGGGAAGAACCCCGAACCCCTGTGTTTTATGTAACCAATATCTCAAGTACGGCAAACTCATGGACTTTGCCCGCCAATCCGGTTTTGATTACCTGGCCACCGGTCATTATGCCCGGATTCAGGTGGCAGGGACCGAGTATAGGCTTATGTGTTCCAGAGACCAGTGGAAAGACCAGACCTATTTTCTCTATCGGATTCCCAGAAGTCAACTTGCCAATATCCTCTTCCCGCTCGCGGACCTGACCAAGAACGAGGTACGGCGGATTGCCGAAAGCGCCGGGCTGCATGTTCACGACAAGCCTCAGAGTCAGGATATCTGTTTTCTTCCATGGGGAGATTACCGATCTTTGATTCGCGATCGTATGGGGGGAGAGCGGCCTGGATTCATTGTGGACCAGTCCGGCCGGGTTAGGGGAGAACACCGGGGGGTGTACTCGTATACGCTTGGGCAGCGCAAGGGCTTGGGCCTGGGCGGACCGGAGAACTGGTATGTGACGGCGCTCGTTCCGGAAGAAAACAAGGTGGTGGTCGGTACGTTCGAAGAATCTCTCGCCCGGGGATTGAGGGCGGACCGGATCAACCTTCTGGTGGACAGGTTTCCGGAGGAAGCCCGGGTCCGAGTCCGGTATTCTCAGGATACGTTTCCTTGCCGGATAGCACTACAGGAGGGAGAACTGACTCTTATCTTCCCGGAACCTGAGGCCTTCGTCTCTCCCGGTCAGTCCGCGGTTTTGTACCAGGGTGAACACGTCTTGGGAGGAGGGATCATCACCGGGATCATCCGCTGCTGA
- the secE gene encoding preprotein translocase subunit SecE, whose translation MGFFVKLLKGLRTYFRDAWNEMKRITWPSKKDLWASFLTVMLVIAVIGAFLGAIDLVLTSVIGYYLR comes from the coding sequence GTGGGGTTTTTCGTAAAACTACTTAAAGGATTGCGGACCTATTTCCGGGATGCTTGGAATGAGATGAAGAGAATCACCTGGCCAAGCAAAAAAGATCTGTGGGCGAGCTTTTTGACCGTCATGCTGGTGATTGCCGTCATCGGAGCTTTTTTGGGAGCCATCGACCTGGTACTCACCTCGGTAATAGGATACTACTTGCGGTAA
- the nusG gene encoding transcription termination/antitermination protein NusG, with product MEKKWYVVHTLAGSEHKVKANLERRIVSMGMQDQIFRVVVPMEETIEVKRGKKRFTKKKVFPGYVMVELIMNDRSWYVVRNTPGVTGFVGSGLKPEPLNEGEVKVILRQTGVEKGVPRLDIEKNQTVKVIAGPFLNYTGVVDNVDNEKGKIIVLLSIFGRETPVELEFSDIEKL from the coding sequence ATGGAGAAAAAGTGGTACGTAGTCCATACGTTAGCCGGCAGTGAACATAAGGTCAAAGCCAACCTTGAACGGCGCATCGTGTCCATGGGGATGCAGGACCAGATCTTTCGAGTCGTCGTTCCCATGGAGGAGACGATTGAAGTAAAACGGGGGAAGAAAAGATTTACCAAGAAAAAAGTATTTCCGGGCTACGTCATGGTTGAGCTGATTATGAACGACCGTTCTTGGTATGTGGTACGGAATACTCCCGGAGTGACTGGGTTCGTTGGTTCCGGGCTGAAACCTGAGCCGCTCAATGAAGGAGAAGTGAAGGTGATTCTCCGTCAAACCGGTGTCGAAAAAGGGGTACCCCGGCTGGATATCGAAAAAAACCAGACAGTGAAAGTGATTGCCGGACCCTTTTTGAACTATACTGGAGTGGTGGACAACGTAGATAACGAAAAAGGGAAAATCATTGTCCTACTCTCGATTTTCGGTCGGGAAACCCCGGTCGAACTGGAATTTTCCGACATCGAAAAGCTCTGA
- the rplK gene encoding 50S ribosomal protein L11 gives MAKKVVGFVKLQISGSMATPAPPVGPALGQYGVNIMEFCKAFNARTEKERGVLIPVEITVFADRSFTFITKTPPASFLIKQVLGKDKGSGEPNKVKVGKLSQAKLREIAEKKMPDLNANDIEAAMLVIAGTARSMGVEIEEE, from the coding sequence ATGGCAAAAAAAGTGGTAGGATTTGTAAAGCTCCAGATTTCCGGAAGCATGGCCACCCCGGCTCCGCCGGTAGGACCGGCGCTGGGACAGTATGGTGTGAATATTATGGAATTTTGTAAAGCCTTCAACGCCAGGACCGAAAAGGAACGGGGTGTTTTGATCCCGGTCGAGATAACTGTCTTTGCCGACCGGTCGTTCACCTTTATCACCAAAACCCCTCCGGCTTCCTTCTTGATTAAGCAGGTTCTGGGAAAAGACAAGGGATCCGGTGAACCGAACAAGGTCAAGGTGGGCAAGTTGTCCCAGGCGAAACTAAGGGAAATTGCTGAGAAGAAAATGCCGGATCTCAACGCCAACGATATCGAGGCGGCGATGTTGGTGATCGCCGGTACAGCCCGGAGTATGGGCGTGGAAATCGAAGAGGAATGA
- the rplA gene encoding 50S ribosomal protein L1 — MPRQSRRFEELTKKIEAGKSYEPDVALKLLKEISTVKFDETVELAVRLGIDPKQSDQQVRGPVSLPHGTGRKVRVLVFAQGDKAREAQEAGADYVGLDDLAERIQKGWFDFDSAVATPDMMRLVGKLGKLLGPRGLMPNAKVGTVTFDVGQTVKEIKTGRVEIRNDKYGNIHIPIGRVSFTVEQLADNFFSVLETVVRMKPSTAKGRYIRGIALSTTMGPGLRVEPNVALNRMEERVA, encoded by the coding sequence ATGCCGAGGCAAAGCAGGCGGTTTGAGGAACTGACCAAAAAAATCGAAGCAGGCAAATCTTATGAACCGGACGTAGCCTTGAAATTACTCAAGGAGATATCCACGGTTAAGTTTGACGAGACAGTGGAGTTGGCGGTCCGGTTAGGAATCGATCCGAAACAGTCCGACCAGCAGGTGCGGGGACCGGTATCGCTTCCCCATGGAACCGGGCGAAAAGTCCGAGTCCTGGTTTTTGCTCAGGGAGACAAGGCCAGAGAAGCACAGGAGGCCGGAGCAGATTACGTAGGATTGGACGACTTGGCGGAACGAATCCAGAAAGGCTGGTTCGACTTTGATTCCGCCGTCGCGACGCCGGACATGATGCGCTTGGTGGGAAAACTGGGGAAATTGCTGGGTCCCCGGGGATTGATGCCCAATGCCAAGGTCGGTACCGTTACCTTCGATGTGGGACAGACGGTGAAAGAAATAAAGACCGGCCGGGTGGAGATTCGTAATGACAAGTATGGTAATATTCATATTCCGATAGGTCGGGTCTCTTTTACAGTGGAACAGCTCGCGGACAACTTTTTTTCGGTGCTGGAAACCGTGGTGCGCATGAAGCCATCGACGGCCAAGGGCCGGTATATCCGGGGCATTGCCCTGTCCACGACCATGGGTCCCGGCTTGAGAGTTGAGCCCAATGTGGCCCTGAATCGCATGGAGGAGAGAGTCGCGTAG
- the rplJ gene encoding 50S ribosomal protein L10, with protein sequence MKTPLESFFLPLPAGHDGTGKEVGFLDRNRKEELVKDMYQKLQESQAVFLFNYHGMNVINVENLRKNLREAKGEMKVAKNTLAKIAFQQAQYPLEENLLTGQSAFAFSYEDAVAVAKTLSEFTKKAPQMELRGGWLRRSFLGVDEVKRLSILPSREVLIAQVVGGVAAPLTGLVGVLSGVLRQCVWVLKAIEDKKRESE encoded by the coding sequence GTGAAGACTCCTCTGGAGTCTTTTTTTTTGCCTCTTCCGGCCGGTCACGATGGAACAGGAAAGGAGGTTGGTTTTTTGGATCGAAACCGTAAAGAAGAATTGGTCAAAGACATGTATCAAAAGCTTCAGGAAAGCCAGGCGGTTTTTCTTTTCAATTATCACGGTATGAATGTGATCAATGTCGAGAATCTTCGTAAAAATCTCCGCGAGGCGAAGGGCGAAATGAAAGTGGCCAAGAATACCCTGGCTAAAATCGCTTTTCAACAGGCACAGTACCCCCTCGAGGAAAACCTGCTGACTGGACAAAGCGCTTTTGCTTTTTCCTATGAAGATGCCGTGGCGGTAGCCAAAACCCTCTCGGAATTTACCAAGAAGGCACCACAAATGGAACTGCGCGGAGGGTGGTTGCGCCGCTCATTTCTGGGAGTTGATGAGGTCAAAAGATTGTCGATCCTTCCGAGCCGTGAGGTACTCATTGCCCAGGTTGTGGGGGGAGTAGCCGCGCCGCTTACCGGTCTTGTGGGTGTGTTGAGTGGAGTCTTGCGTCAATGTGTTTGGGTACTCAAGGCGATTGAGGATAAAAAGAGAGAATCTGAGTGA
- the rplL gene encoding 50S ribosomal protein L7/L12 — protein sequence MTKEELIGAIESMTVLELSELVKALEERFGVSAAMPMAAAAPAAGGPVAAVEVEEKTEFDVILKSVGAQKLQVIKEVRALTSLGLKEAKELVDTAPKPVKEGISKNEAEAIKAKLEAAGAEVVLK from the coding sequence ATGACTAAAGAAGAACTCATTGGAGCGATTGAAAGTATGACCGTCCTGGAGCTTTCCGAACTGGTGAAGGCTCTGGAAGAGAGGTTTGGTGTTTCAGCCGCGATGCCGATGGCCGCCGCGGCTCCGGCCGCCGGGGGGCCTGTGGCTGCCGTGGAAGTAGAAGAAAAGACCGAGTTCGACGTGATCCTGAAAAGCGTCGGTGCGCAAAAACTCCAGGTAATCAAAGAAGTGCGAGCCCTGACCAGCCTGGGACTCAAGGAGGCCAAGGAATTGGTTGATACCGCTCCGAAACCGGTCAAGGAAGGGATTTCCAAGAACGAAGCGGAAGCGATCAAAGCCAAACTTGAGGCGGCAGGCGCCGAAGTGGTGTTGAAATAG
- a CDS encoding DMT family transporter, with protein MQSRFWNDPRLWLVLVSVIWGFNFSIVKGGIMAVGPMSFSFTRFALSAVAMLLVLWKMEGGILIRKRDIPEFMLLGALGFGLYQPLWSWGLRLGLASHSAIILSISPVVVSIVTFFRKEEEVTWVNLLGVTIGFLGVFFLVRQNQEAIHPRDVLVANLLTFAAAFCWGLYSYYGRNMLRRYSPLLVSTWSILFGLCFMLPVSLPELMTVQVSEFGPVVWGALLYGTILSSLLAYIIWLNGVKKLGASRTLSFQYVIQVFGVLAAWLLFREPVGYGLLLGMFFVSLGLWLSQRKKRKS; from the coding sequence GTGCAGAGTCGTTTCTGGAACGATCCCCGTCTCTGGTTGGTTCTGGTTTCGGTCATTTGGGGCTTCAATTTCAGTATCGTCAAAGGGGGCATTATGGCTGTCGGGCCGATGTCCTTTTCTTTCACCCGTTTTGCCCTGAGTGCCGTCGCTATGCTGCTGGTTTTATGGAAAATGGAAGGCGGTATTCTGATCCGAAAAAGGGACATTCCAGAATTTATGTTGCTGGGAGCTCTCGGTTTTGGATTATACCAGCCGCTTTGGAGTTGGGGGCTCCGGCTGGGACTGGCTTCTCATTCCGCCATTATTCTTTCTATTTCTCCGGTTGTCGTCTCGATCGTCACTTTTTTCCGGAAAGAAGAAGAGGTGACCTGGGTAAATCTGCTGGGAGTGACCATCGGTTTTCTGGGAGTCTTCTTTCTGGTCAGGCAAAACCAGGAAGCCATTCATCCCCGGGACGTTCTCGTCGCCAATCTCCTCACGTTTGCCGCCGCCTTTTGCTGGGGGCTCTATTCCTATTATGGGCGGAACATGCTTCGCCGTTATTCTCCCTTGCTGGTCAGTACCTGGAGTATCCTCTTCGGACTATGCTTCATGCTCCCCGTATCCCTGCCCGAGCTTATGACCGTTCAAGTGAGCGAGTTCGGTCCGGTAGTATGGGGGGCCTTACTTTATGGAACAATCCTCTCCTCTTTGCTCGCCTATATCATCTGGCTGAACGGGGTGAAAAAACTCGGCGCTTCCCGGACTCTTTCCTTTCAATATGTTATACAAGTCTTTGGCGTATTGGCCGCCTGGCTCCTGTTCAGGGAACCGGTAGGATATGGTCTACTGCTGGGGATGTTTTTTGTCAGTCTGGGTCTGTGGTTATCTCAGCGAAAAAAACGGAAAAGTTAA
- a CDS encoding YdcF family protein, producing MWFILEKIASSLLVLPGLFVTLAIVLGIVLRRERRSSCIFYILACVLYLLTTGLGARYIATSWERAFSPVPPGTAQERAIVILGGGSLYDAETLTTSPGPYTLLRCLAAFRLYQDRPLPVVVSGGSLRGSDSENDANIMKAILLDWGIPKRDIMVEDQSLTTWENARYTVPILELLDAEHFFLVTSGLHLRRALFAFHEHIPGAVITPIRAHLSYDLVPLSLVDFLPSRRAFNAVSQAIQEMIGYLFYRLIVW from the coding sequence ATGTGGTTTATCCTGGAAAAAATCGCCAGTTCACTTCTGGTTCTACCGGGGCTGTTCGTGACCCTCGCCATCGTCCTGGGCATCGTCCTAAGGCGGGAACGCCGCAGCTCCTGCATCTTTTATATTCTGGCCTGTGTCTTATATCTTTTGACCACCGGCCTGGGCGCACGCTACATCGCCACATCCTGGGAAAGAGCTTTTTCCCCGGTCCCACCCGGTACCGCGCAGGAAAGAGCCATAGTGATCCTGGGCGGCGGTTCGCTCTACGATGCGGAAACCCTTACGACGTCCCCGGGACCCTATACCCTTCTGCGGTGCCTGGCCGCCTTTCGTCTTTATCAGGATCGGCCCCTCCCGGTTGTAGTAAGCGGCGGGAGCCTCCGGGGGTCCGACTCGGAAAATGACGCAAACATCATGAAAGCCATCCTGCTTGACTGGGGAATTCCGAAGCGGGATATCATGGTAGAAGACCAATCACTGACGACCTGGGAAAACGCCCGGTACACTGTCCCGATCCTCGAACTTTTAGACGCCGAGCATTTCTTCCTGGTCACCTCCGGACTCCACCTGCGGCGCGCTCTCTTCGCATTTCACGAGCATATCCCCGGTGCGGTCATCACTCCGATCCGGGCTCATCTTTCTTATGATCTTGTACCTCTTTCCCTGGTGGACTTTCTCCCGTCCCGCCGGGCATTCAATGCGGTAAGTCAGGCGATCCAGGAAATGATCGGGTACTTGTTCTATCGTCTGATCGTCTGGTAG
- a CDS encoding LemA family protein, with protein sequence MGWIVLAIIVIAVLLLISLYNRLIVNRNKIDNAWAQVDVQLRRRYDLIPNLVEAVKGYAAHEKALFENVAKARQAAIQAQGPEAKGQAENVLTGALRQLFAVAEAYPVLRASDNFNQLQAQLSETEDKIAYSRQFYNDTVFMYNTSIEKFPSSVFANLFGFTRRVFFEVEGEGREPVKVQF encoded by the coding sequence ATGGGGTGGATTGTGCTAGCCATAATCGTTATTGCGGTCCTTCTCCTCATTTCCCTGTATAACCGGCTGATCGTTAATCGGAATAAGATAGACAATGCCTGGGCCCAGGTCGATGTTCAGTTGCGCCGGCGGTACGACTTGATTCCGAATCTGGTGGAAGCGGTCAAAGGGTATGCCGCCCATGAAAAAGCTTTGTTTGAAAATGTCGCCAAGGCCCGCCAGGCGGCGATTCAGGCTCAGGGTCCGGAAGCTAAGGGCCAGGCCGAAAACGTATTGACCGGCGCCCTGCGGCAGCTTTTTGCCGTGGCCGAAGCTTATCCGGTTCTCCGGGCCAGCGATAACTTCAACCAGCTGCAGGCGCAGTTGAGCGAAACCGAGGACAAGATCGCCTACTCCCGCCAGTTCTATAACGATACCGTATTTATGTACAATACGTCTATCGAAAAATTTCCATCCAGCGTGTTTGCCAACCTGTTTGGTTTTACCCGAAGAGTCTTTTTCGAAGTAGAGGGAGAAGGAAGAGAACCAGTAAAAGTCCAATTTTAG
- a CDS encoding phosphoglycerate dehydrogenase, with amino-acid sequence MDTVVVLARSFGKASSEPLDILKKAGLTVAVKKDPEPENEMVVADLIAGAQAVIVGMDRIGEMVLSRCSNLRVVSKHGVGVDNVDCDAARRHGVVVANAPGTNSDSVADMTLALMLGLARKVPAILENVRNRVWSASAFGSEMGGKVLGLVGFGRIGQGVARRARGFDMDVLFYDPLITETEIAARKVLSLSELFSGADYISLHAPLSESTRGMVNESLLGLMKKEAFLINTARGELIDEAVLFRFLKEGRIAGAGLDVFSEEPPFDSPLMTLPNVLATPHVASHTREANSKMGTIAAENVVRVLRGEEPLYRVT; translated from the coding sequence ATGGACACAGTCGTTGTCCTCGCCCGTTCCTTTGGAAAAGCGTCGAGTGAGCCACTTGATATTCTGAAAAAAGCAGGCTTGACTGTCGCGGTCAAAAAAGATCCCGAGCCGGAGAACGAAATGGTGGTCGCTGATCTCATCGCGGGAGCACAGGCGGTGATTGTCGGAATGGACCGGATCGGAGAGATGGTATTGTCACGCTGTTCAAACCTGCGGGTGGTTTCCAAACACGGGGTTGGTGTGGATAATGTCGATTGCGATGCCGCCCGACGTCACGGCGTGGTTGTCGCCAACGCCCCGGGGACTAATTCGGACTCAGTCGCGGATATGACCCTGGCTCTGATGCTGGGCTTGGCCAGAAAGGTACCCGCCATTCTCGAAAACGTCCGAAACCGGGTGTGGAGCGCCTCGGCCTTTGGATCGGAAATGGGTGGAAAAGTACTTGGTCTCGTGGGATTTGGCCGAATCGGACAAGGAGTGGCCCGGCGGGCGCGGGGCTTCGATATGGATGTCCTTTTTTACGATCCTCTGATTACGGAAACGGAAATTGCGGCAAGAAAAGTGTTGTCTTTATCGGAACTCTTCTCTGGCGCCGATTACATTTCCCTGCACGCTCCTTTGAGTGAGTCCACGCGGGGAATGGTCAACGAGAGCCTTTTGGGCCTCATGAAAAAAGAGGCCTTTCTCATCAATACCGCCCGTGGGGAATTGATCGACGAAGCCGTCCTGTTCCGCTTTCTGAAGGAAGGACGAATAGCCGGTGCCGGACTCGATGTGTTCTCGGAAGAGCCTCCTTTTGACAGTCCGCTTATGACCCTTCCGAATGTCCTGGCGACACCGCATGTCGCATCTCATACCCGGGAAGCGAACAGTAAAATGGGTACGATTGCAGCGGAGAATGTCGTTCGGGTTTTACGAGGGGAAGAGCCTCTTTACCGGGTCACTTGA
- a CDS encoding thermonuclease family protein gives MARKSRRNFGYVFLLLLLIAVYAWERNPDRQVVSRVVDGDGIVLAGGERIRYIGIDTPELNHPSRGTEFFAQEAYKANRRMVEGKRVELKFDVEERDRYGRLLAYVYIDGLMINEWLVANGYAQAASFPPNVKHAQRFQELEQKARELEIGLWAKRE, from the coding sequence ATGGCCAGAAAATCCCGCCGGAATTTTGGCTACGTCTTTCTCCTGTTACTGCTTATCGCGGTATACGCTTGGGAACGGAACCCGGATAGGCAGGTGGTCAGCCGGGTCGTCGATGGAGACGGGATCGTTCTCGCCGGCGGAGAACGAATCCGCTATATCGGCATTGACACACCGGAACTTAACCATCCGTCGCGGGGTACAGAATTTTTTGCCCAAGAAGCTTATAAAGCCAACCGCCGGATGGTGGAAGGGAAAAGAGTGGAACTCAAGTTCGACGTCGAGGAGAGGGACCGCTATGGGCGATTACTTGCTTATGTCTACATTGACGGGTTGATGATCAATGAATGGCTGGTGGCCAATGGCTATGCCCAGGCGGCGTCCTTCCCGCCCAACGTAAAACATGCCCAACGCTTTCAGGAACTGGAACAGAAAGCCCGCGAACTGGAGATCGGTTTATGGGCGAAAAGAGAATGA
- a CDS encoding bifunctional 4-hydroxy-2-oxoglutarate aldolase/2-dehydro-3-deoxy-phosphogluconate aldolase, translating into MKPKDRFDIVRYIEDKKIVAIIRSREAGSLVDAVTALQAGGISCIEVTMTTPGALKALEKVRAEKEDVLFGAGTVLDTETARAAILSGAQFIVTPALNPAVITICHRYDIPVIPGALTPTEILSAWESGAECIKVFPASSLGPEYIKAIKAPFPQIKLCPTGGIDLSNMKSYLQAGASCFGVGGKLVDSTLIAGEKWSELTEIARSYVKALS; encoded by the coding sequence ATGAAGCCGAAAGATCGTTTTGACATCGTCCGGTATATCGAAGACAAAAAAATCGTGGCCATTATCCGCAGCCGGGAAGCCGGCTCGTTGGTTGACGCCGTCACGGCTCTGCAAGCAGGTGGAATTTCTTGTATCGAAGTAACCATGACCACTCCAGGAGCTCTGAAAGCCCTGGAAAAAGTCCGCGCGGAAAAGGAGGATGTTCTTTTCGGCGCGGGAACCGTGTTGGATACGGAGACCGCCCGGGCGGCCATTTTGAGCGGTGCCCAGTTTATCGTCACTCCGGCCCTGAATCCCGCGGTGATCACGATATGCCATCGTTACGATATCCCGGTTATACCCGGGGCCCTGACCCCCACGGAAATCCTATCCGCCTGGGAATCGGGAGCCGAGTGTATCAAGGTCTTCCCAGCTTCGAGCCTGGGACCGGAATATATCAAAGCCATCAAGGCCCCCTTCCCCCAAATCAAACTCTGTCCTACCGGAGGCATCGACCTTTCCAATATGAAAAGCTATCTCCAGGCTGGAGCCAGTTGTTTTGGGGTAGGCGGTAAGCTGGTGGATTCTACGCTGATCGCCGGGGAAAAATGGTCGGAGCTAACTGAAATCGCCCGATCCTACGTCAAGGCTCTCAGCTAA
- a CDS encoding GntR family transcriptional regulator yields MNRESQVQAPLYIKISEALKKEISDGTYEAGDFLPTEDELEERFSASRTTIRNAVGKLERDGLVFRKQGKGTIVQEPKPIQNLNLITSFTETLREKGVTVETGNLSLDLITPPLRIVHLLSLKNGEKTYLVQRIRIADGVPIAFMSNYLVARLVPGMENKKNALRLMGLYQLLEEEYELELARASETIESYISGPLEADLLHLTDKTALFHTVRITYLADGTPFEVVVSVIRADRYEYRVYLEKRPKH; encoded by the coding sequence ATGAACCGGGAAAGCCAAGTCCAAGCCCCGCTGTACATTAAAATCAGCGAGGCCTTGAAAAAGGAAATCAGCGATGGAACCTATGAAGCAGGGGATTTCTTGCCGACCGAGGATGAACTCGAAGAACGCTTTTCAGCAAGCCGGACCACGATCCGTAACGCTGTGGGCAAGCTGGAACGTGACGGCTTGGTCTTTCGAAAACAGGGCAAAGGTACGATCGTTCAAGAACCAAAACCCATCCAAAACCTCAATCTGATTACCTCTTTCACCGAAACCCTCCGGGAAAAGGGAGTAACGGTGGAAACCGGCAACCTTTCTCTCGATCTCATCACACCGCCGCTTCGCATCGTACATTTGTTAAGCCTGAAGAACGGCGAAAAGACTTATCTGGTCCAGCGCATCCGCATTGCCGATGGGGTTCCGATTGCCTTCATGAGCAACTACCTGGTTGCCCGGCTGGTGCCCGGCATGGAAAACAAAAAGAACGCTCTGCGCTTGATGGGCCTGTACCAGCTCCTAGAGGAAGAGTACGAACTGGAACTTGCTCGGGCGTCGGAAACGATTGAATCCTATATTAGTGGGCCGTTGGAGGCGGACCTCCTTCATTTGACGGATAAGACTGCCTTGTTCCATACGGTTAGGATAACCTACCTGGCCGATGGTACCCCCTTTGAAGTAGTTGTTTCGGTCATTCGGGCCGACCGATATGAATATCGAGTGTATCTGGAAAAAAGGCCAAAACATTGA
- a CDS encoding cupin domain-containing protein, which produces MSVIKKRNVAAVAPDAGSNTWQDVLGKIGENVVRDTIMLLKDGESESGLINVGYTTIYPHCSTKGHEHPPKEEIYYILSGKGIMDIAGERFDIEAGDVVYIPFEKFHRTENPNGLPLVYVWVTVKKDG; this is translated from the coding sequence TTGTCTGTCATCAAAAAACGGAATGTTGCCGCCGTCGCTCCGGACGCCGGAAGTAATACCTGGCAGGATGTTCTGGGGAAAATCGGGGAAAACGTGGTGCGGGATACCATCATGCTTTTAAAGGACGGGGAGAGCGAATCGGGTCTGATCAATGTTGGATATACGACCATTTATCCGCACTGCAGCACCAAGGGTCATGAACACCCCCCTAAAGAGGAGATATATTACATATTGTCCGGGAAAGGGATCATGGACATTGCCGGGGAACGGTTCGATATCGAGGCCGGTGACGTGGTCTATATCCCCTTTGAAAAATTCCACCGAACCGAGAATCCCAATGGCCTTCCCCTGGTGTACGTGTGGGTGACCGTAAAGAAAGATGGTTAA